Part of the Pedobacter roseus genome is shown below.
TTGTAATCCTGATTAAAAGAACCAATCAGGATTATGTTTGTATCAGTTTCTTCAACAGCATCATTAATTTTTTCTACTGTTTTTTCAAAAAAATAGGGTAAAAGCATGCCTGAAATAACAAAATTGAATTTCTCGGATTTTATTCTTTTGCCCTGAGCTATAAAAGAACCATCGGGTATTGGATAAACAACAGATACATTTTTCCCGCCATTCAAAGAAATAATCTCTTTCATGGGTTCCGAAACCACAAAAAAATGCCCGCAATTTTCAATTATTCTGGTGATTTGTTTTTTAGAGAGAATGTTCTCTTTAAAATACCGGTTGAAAATATTATCATCGTGAAAAAAGAGATAAAATGGGATATTAGCTTGTTTTGCAAGGAAATAGACCAGGTAACTTACATAATCTTCCAATAACCCGATTAAAATATCGCCTTTGGTAAAACGAAGTGCCTTGGCCAGAGATCTTGCTTGTAACCGCGTTCTCATGTTGGTTAAAATCGGAGTCGCTTTTCTTAGGGGTGGGTGCCAGACTTTTTTTTCTAGGTTAATTTGCCTGAAGCTGGTATTTTCCTTGTTAACCGGGCTGCAATTAATAAAGGTAACCTGATAACCTTCCTGTTCAAACAGTTTTAAATGCCGATATAGCACAATACTTCCGCCAGCAGCGTTATTTACCGGATAAAGTGAACTTGAAATAAAAAAAATCCTTTTTTCCAAAAATTATGAAATTTCGTCTAAGGCACCCCAGGTTCTTTTAATATGTTTTACTTTCTTAAAAAGAGAATTTAGAGCAGCAATTGTTATTGTTTCGTCATAGTAGATTTCGACAGCCTTTTTTTGATATCCAATCGACTCTTCGTAGAGGCTTTTCATTTGAACAAAAATTTCGTTCGGATCTAACGGATCAAAATATCGGGCTGCTTCTCCCAGTTGTTCAACATGTCCATCTAATCGGCTACAAATTACTTTACAGCCCAAATGGTAGGCTTCAACTAATGGCATATTGGTTGGACCAAGGAAAGTTGGCATTACCAGTGAAATGGCATTTTTGTATAACCATTTCAGTTGCGGCAGGCTCACCACACCGAGTTGGATAACATTTTTTTCGAGGCCTAAGCTTTGGATGACACTATTAATGTAATCAATATTATTTTGATTTGCTCCTGTAAATACAAGTTTTACCTTTGGAAAATTAAATATAAATTGTTGGAAGGCAAGTAGCAGATTGTAATGGTTTTTATGTGGCCAATACCTGGCAGGGTAAATGAAAAACTTGTCATTCGCTAAGATATCTACCTGCTCGGTAGCAATCTGATCTTTTACAATCAGGCCTGGAATCATCGGTATCACGTGAATTCTGTCGGGATTAACTGGGCAATACCGGATCAGTTCTTTTTTTCCCGCCTCAGATTCTGCACAAATAATTAGTGCTTTATTGATATCCCGGTTTAGATTTTCGATTCTGCTCTCCAGCTTTCCGTGCATACTTACTTCAGGAAAAGCAAACATAGAAATATGGCCAAGATCCCAAAGGGTTGATATGTGCGGAAAATTGTCAATCTCAATTCCCGGATTGATGTAGTAAATTACTTCAATTCCAGCATGCTTTAAATTGTCAATTAAATTATTATTGTATTTTTTTTTGATTCTATTGCTTAATTTAATTCCGAAAAATGGTAGCCGGATACAAATGGAGTTGAGGAGTTTTGGCCATCTGGTTCTGTAAATAGGGGTGAGCGACAATGCATTTGACCCGGGTTTAAAGATTTGATCAATGTTGTATCCAACGTGAACAATTTCAGTGCCTGAAAACGAGGTTTTGGCTAGGATTTCTTGCAATGCTTCCGTATATGCAAATGCACCACCATTTGCATAGCTTCCGCCATGGTAATGCCAGATACCTATTTTAAACAATTTTTTCATGAATGCAGGTTGTTATTGCTGTAAGCTCATCAGTCGTTAAACCTAATCCGCTGGG
Proteins encoded:
- a CDS encoding glycosyltransferase, producing the protein MFKIGIWHYHGGSYANGGAFAYTEALQEILAKTSFSGTEIVHVGYNIDQIFKPGSNALSLTPIYRTRWPKLLNSICIRLPFFGIKLSNRIKKKYNNNLIDNLKHAGIEVIYYINPGIEIDNFPHISTLWDLGHISMFAFPEVSMHGKLESRIENLNRDINKALIICAESEAGKKELIRYCPVNPDRIHVIPMIPGLIVKDQIATEQVDILANDKFFIYPARYWPHKNHYNLLLAFQQFIFNFPKVKLVFTGANQNNIDYINSVIQSLGLEKNVIQLGVVSLPQLKWLYKNAISLVMPTFLGPTNMPLVEAYHLGCKVICSRLDGHVEQLGEAARYFDPLDPNEIFVQMKSLYEESIGYQKKAVEIYYDETITIAALNSLFKKVKHIKRTWGALDEIS